TGAGGTACATGGGTACATACATCTGTATCGTTTTCCCGAATCGTTGCTGGGTGAGCTGTTGGCTCAACCGGGCCATAGGCTCCAGGTAAGCGGCTGCAGCCGGTGAGATCAGGGCCATAAAGTCATCCAGCGTTCTGCTTTGCCGGCCCAGCGCAGCTTCCACATCGGCAGGCGTTTTACTATAAATGCGCTGCTTAACCTCGTCCCAGTTGTATTGATCGAAAATATTGATAAAACTATCCATGGTGTTCATCTAAAAAAGCCGTTAAAGGACTACTTGCAATAGCGGTGTTCAATGGTTTGGCTAAGCGGGCTTCGTAAGCTATTCGCCCTGCTTCTACAGCCATTTTAAAAGCAGTGGCCATTTGCACGGGCTGGCCGGCCACAGCAATCGCCGTGTTCACCAATACCGCATCCGCGCCAATCTCCAGGGCTTTGGCCGCATCTGAAGGAGAACCTATTCCCGCATCCACTACTACCGGCACATTGCTTTGTTCTATAATAATTTCTAAAAAGTCAATTGTCCTCAGGCCTTTGTTGCTGCCTATAGGTGAACCAAGCGGCATTACTGCGGCCGCGCCGGCTTCTTCCAGGCGTTTACACAAAACCGGATCGGCATGAATATAGGGCAGCACCACAAAACCCATCTTTACCAGCTCTTCGGTTGCCCGTAAGGTTTCAACCGGGTCGGGCATCAGGTATTTGGGATCGGGATGTATTTCCAGTTTCAGCCAGTTCGTTTGCAACGCTTCGCGCGCCAGTTGTGCGGCAAAGATGGCTTCTTTGGCGGTACGCACACCCGAGGTATTGGGTAGTAGATTGATGTGTTTGTGCTGCAGGTGACGTAAAATATCATCCTGCGGATTGTTCATATCAACCCGTTTCAACGCTACGGTAACCAGTTCTGAACCGGATGCCAGCAACGCCTCTTCCATAGCTTCGGTTGAACTGAATTTTCCCGTTCCGGTAAATAAACGGGAGTTGAATACTTTATTTGCTATAGTTAACATGTAAGATTATTTCGTGAATTATGAATCAGCCTAAAGGTTAAAGCTTAAAGGCTAAAGCACTTCAATGTGTGCTTTTTGCTTTTAGCTTTAGGCCTTCACCTTTCAGCCTTTTCCCTATGAGTACAAAGCATTAATCTTCTCCACCTGCGCTTTCTGATCAACAGCATTCGTTAATGCGCCCGAAACAGCCACTCCATACACGCCGGCATCTCTTAACCCCGGTACGTCATCGGGCAGAATGCCACCAATGGCCACAATGGGTGTATAGTATGCTGTAGCCCGCATTCGGTCCATAATGCGTTGATAGCCTTCCAGCCCCAATACCGGACTTAATTTTTCCTTGGTAGTGGTAAAGCGGAATGGCCCTAACCCTACATAATCAACACCCTCCAGGATGCGCTGTTGAATATGCTCAAAGGTATTGGCGGTACCACCAACGATCATGTCCCTGCCAACGATGGCCCTGACATCCCGTACAGCCATATCCTGCAACCCCACATGTACGCCCCAGGCGTTTACCGACCTGGCTACCAACGGATAATCGTTAATGATAAGTTTGGCGTTGAACCGGTCGCACAAGGTTTTTGCAACCTTTGCCAATTCCAGCACCACGGTTTCAGGTTGGTTCTTTACGCGTAACTGAACCAGCTTACAACCGGCTTCCAGCGCTTCTTCGATGGCCGTTACATGCGTTTTTGCCGCAGTTTGTTGTGAAATAAAATATACCCTTTCTAACATGATGCGTGATATCCCAGTAATGACTGGCTGCTGTTTAAAAATGATTCTATATACTGTTTCGCGTACTTACATGCCTGTTGTAATGGCTGCCCCTGCGCCAGCTGCGCAGTTATAGCTGCCGACAGCACACAACCCGAGCCATGTTTGGGAAATACTGCTGAAACACCGGCTTCAATTATCGTATAACCAGCCGGTTCATACAGGGTATCGGTTCCCAATGCATCGGGCCGGTGGCCGCCTTTTAACAACACCGGACAAAACACTGCCCGGTCGTTTTTTATGAGTGCCTCCCCGGTCATGAACTGCAGCTGCTGCAATTCATCATAATTGGGTGTAACCAGCGATACGCCGGCCAATACCGCATCCAGGCTGTCAAAACTCTCCACCGAATGAAAATCGTAACCGGCACTGGCTTTTAAAACCGGGTCCCATACAATCTGGATGGCGGGATTGCTTTCTTTTAAAAAAACAATTACATCCAGCAGGGTTTCCAGCGAATCGATGATCCCGATCTTACAGGCTGCAATCACAAACTTGTTCATCAGCGGTTGCAATTGCTCTATGACCTGCTCTGCCGATAACCAGTGTATATTATAAAAGCTGTCATCGGTTTGAACCGTCCAGGCCGTGCAAACCCCAAAGCCATACACTCCGTGTTGTTCAAAGGTTTTGCAATCGGCCAGCACCCCTGCTCCGCCACTGGGATCAAACCCCGCTATGGTCAATACGTTTGGACGTGCTGTTTGCATAATTTAAAATTTTCAACGGCATTTGCCGGTTCCTTCCAGATGGCGCCCAACAGCGCCACCCCGTCAAAGTTCATAGCCATAGTTGATTGAATATTCCCGGCATCCACCCCACCCAGCGCGATTACTGAAATGGGCTTTTGCTCCTCCCTCAAATAAAAATCATCATCGGCAAAGCCCTTGTATTGTTGTTTTGAAATGCTGTCAAAGACCGGTGAAAAAAAAGCATAAGAAAAAAGGGATGTCAACCTTTGTAACGTTGGCAGGTCATGCACCGAAGTGCTTAACGTATAGCCTTTGTTTTTCAGTTGCACCATTTCTTCTTTTGATGTTTCCTGCCGGTGTTCTTCCCTGAAATGCAAGCGATGGATGTTATACTCATTCATCAAATGAAAGAACCCATGCATGGCAATTCGATTATGATATTTGGCCGGAATGGCTTCTATCAATTGCCTTACCGACTGTTCATCCCCTTCCGGCTTACGCAAATGAAACACCTCCAACCCTTCGGCAAATAATTGCTGAATGATGGCGGCTTCATTTGGCACTGCAGCAGCATGTGATATAACAACTATCGAAAACATATTAAAAAGCTGTTGCAGGTTACAGGTTGCAGGTTGCAGAACCTGCCCCGCTTCGCGGGGTTACAAGAAGTTCACGAAATGGAGCCCTGGAACCTGAAACCTGAAACTTTGAACTTAAAACTTTAAACTATAAATAAATGCTACTTCCTTTCTCCGCAAACTCTTTACTCTTCTCGTCCATTCCCTTCTGTATCGCATCTCCATCCTGCAACCCGTTTTCGGCTGCATACTCGCGAACATCCTGCGTAATTTTCATAGAACAGAAGTTTGGTCCGCACATAGAGCAGAAATGCGCCACTTTAGCGCCATCGGCCGGCAACGTTTCATCGTGGTATTCACGCGCCGTATCGGGATCGAGCGAGAGGTTGAACTGATCTTCCCAACGGAATTCAAAACGCGCCTTGCTCAATGCATTATCGCGGTATTGCGCGCCGGGATGTCCCTTCGCCAGATCGGCCGCATGGGCGGCGATCTTATAAGTGATCACGCCATCCTTCACGTCTTTTTTATTGGGTAATCCCAGGTGTTCCTTGGGCGTTACATAACACAACATGGCGGTCCCAAACCAGCCGATCATCGCGGCGCCAATGGCCGAAGTGATGTGATCGTAGCCGGGTGCAATATCAGTGGTCAATGGTCCGAGGGTATAAAAAGGCGCTTCCTTACAATGTTTCAATTGTTTTTCCATATTCTCCTTGATCAGGTGCATGGGCACGTGACCCGGTCCTTCTATCATGGTTTGCACATCGTGTTTCCAGGCAATATCGGTAAGTTCGCCCAACGTTTCCAGTTCCGCAAACTGTGCGGCGTCATTGGCATCGGCCAAACTACCGGGGCGCAATCCATCGCCCAGGGAGAATGCCACATCGTATGCTTTCATGATCTCGCAGATCTCTTCAAAATGCGTATACAGGAAACTTTCTTTGTGATGCGCCAGACACCATTTGGCCATAATGCTGCCACCGCGTGACACAATACCGGTAACCCGTTTAGCAGTTAATGGAATATAACGCAACAGCACACCTGCATGAATGGTGAAATAATCCACGCCCTGCTCGGCCTGCTCTATCAGGGTATCGCGGAACAGTTCCCAGGTCAGTTCTTCGGCCTTCCCGTTTACTTTTTCCAAGGCCTGGTAAATAGGCACGGTACCAATAGGCACAGGCGAGTTACGAATGATCCACTCCCGGGTTTCATGAATATTTTTCCCCGTTGATAAATCCATGATGGTATCGGCGCCCCAGCGACAGGCCCATACTGCTTTTTCCACTTCTTCTTCAATGCTGCTGGTTACAGCCGAGTTACCAATATTGGCATTGATCTTCACCAGGAAATTACGCCCGATGATCATGGGCTCACTTTCAGGGTGATTGATATTATTGGGAATAATAGCGCGACCGGCCGCTATTTCGGCCCGTACAAACTCCGGCGTGATATAACTTTTGGGTGTATTGGCGCCAAAGCTGTGACCCGCATGTTGCTGGGCCAGCATCGCATAAGTGCTATTCAGTTGTTCTTTTAACTGGTCGAACCGCTGGTTCTCGCGAATGGCGATGTATTCCATCTCCGGCGTGATGATGCCTTTGCGGGCATAATGCAGCTGGCTGACGTTATAGCCGCTTTTGGCGCGCCTTGGCTTCCGAAGGTGTTCAAAGCGGAATGCATCCAGCTTTTCATTGTTCAATCGCTCAAGACCATACGAAGAAGATACCTGTTGTAATTGCTCGGTATCCTGGCGATCGACGATCCATTTTTCACGTAAAGGCAACAACCCTTTCTTTACATCGATGATCACATTGGGATCGGTATAAGGGCCGCTGGTATCGTACACCGTAACCGACGAATTCTTTTCAGTAGCGCCTTTTTTACCATGCAGTTGTGTATCGGTGAGGGAGATCTCACGCATGGCAACTGCTACATCTTTATGCAGCTGCCCGTTTACATATATCTTTTTCGAGGCGGTGAAGGGATTTGTAGTGATCTTTTGTTGATTTGGAATAGCTTCTTTTTTCATTATCCTTATATTTTTAATGAATGGTCAATGGTGAATACAGTGGCAGGCTATAAGCTTCAGGCCGCAAGCCGTCCCGGCCAGGGGTCATTCTTATATTACCCTCCTTGCGTGGCGCGGATCAACATTACTTTATCAGCTGGCTGTAAGATGTATGCGGACCAATCGGTACTGGGAATAACGGTTTCATGAACCGCTACCGCCAAACCGGCTACCGGTATGCCTAATACCTGAGTAAGCAAATGCTCCAACGAACATTGGTCAGGAATATCCCTGGATTGTTGATTGATAAGAATGTTCATACCTACGTTTTTTATCACTTCAGGGAATGAACATGCAGCAAAAGAGAAATGAAAGAAATGAAAATAAAAGAAGACTTTCACTTTTCCCTTCGGCAGTATCAACTGCATCAGGTTCAAAGGGTATTATCTCAGTCCGATGTATGGACACCCCTAAAGCTGGGTAAAGGTAGAGTTTTTTTTGAAATAGCAATTTTTTTGTAAAAAGCCTTCGTTTAAGCTGGAGCGAGTTGACCGGTTGACGAAGAAGAAGGTTGATAAAGGCGAGGACAAAATATTGAATATTGAATGTCCAATATTGAATGTTGAAGTGAAGGAAACTGGTTAAAGCCAAAAGGTTAAAGGCTAAAGCTAAAACCGGAGGTGTATTTACTTTCAGCTTCGGGCTTTCTCCTTTTGGCTGTTTCCTTTTGCCCTTTGCCTTTCACTACTACCTACTGCCTGCGGCCTTTCATTTCTGCCGTCTGCCTGCTTTCACAACATGACATATATCAATCGCTAAACTGATAATTTTCATGCAGTTTATCCGTTAACCTAATATCTTTGCCTGAAATTTGACGACTTGAACAAATGGTGGACGATAGTGTTTTTGATAGGCATGCTGGGGCAAACCTTCAGCAAGAGCCTTATCGTCCTGAATTTCAGGGTCAATCAAAAGGCTATTGCGGCCACCCTGTGTGTGAACCGCGATAAACCCAGAAGTTGCTGTCATGGTAAATGTTACCTGACCAAACAGCTGAACAAAGATGAAAAATCGCAGGACACCCCGCTGAACGGTGGTTCCAGCCTGAAGTTCGAGGTAGTGCTGTACAGTGAAAAGAAGATGGAGACTCACTACCTGGTAATCAAAGAAAAACTGATACATGTATCGCGGTATACCGATCCCATCTCACAAAAGGTAATAGACGCTGTTTTCCATCCTCCACAAGTGTAATCGCTGCCACACACATTTTAATCATTCTAATTATTATTTATTCTTACCTGCTGTAAGTATGTCCCTGAAGGCATGTTATTTACAGTATGTAATGTAATAAACCTGTTCCAACGATCTATTCCACTTCAACCTTAACATGCGAAAGCAGGTTCAGGCATTGTATTGCCTGAATTGGCCACTGCATGTGCAATACGCTATGATCATGAAACGCTTTATAAAATGGGCAACTGCTTTACTGATCGTACTAGCCGGGCTCAAATCCAATGCACAAACAAACTGCACCGGCAAAGTAATGGATGCTATTACACACGAACCAATAGCCCGGGCTTCCGTACAGATCAAACACAGCAACAAGGGAACTATTACCAATACGAATGGAGAATTCACCCTGTCAATGACAGATACCGCGAACGACCTCATTATTTCTTCATTGGGATACCAGCCTGCAACGATACAGGCACGCACACAAAGTACCTTACTGGTAAACTTACAAAGCAACAATAACAGCTTACAGGAAATTGTGATCAGCGCCAGCAGAACGGCGCAAAAACGCAGCGAAGCGCCGGTAGCCATTGCCACCATCAGCAAACAAACAATGGAAGACACCAAGGCCACCCGCATAGATCAGCTGGTGAATAAAGTAAGCGGCGTAAACATGGTGAACCTTGGCAATGAACAACATGAAATGAGCATTCGCCAACCGATGACTACCAAGAGTTTGTTCTTATACCTGGAAGACGGCATTCCTATTCGCACCACCGGTGTGTATAATCACAATGCATTACTGGAAATGAACCTGCCCGCCGCCAGGCAGATCGAGATCATCAAAGGCCCGGCCTCTTCCCTGTATGGGGCAGAAGCCATTGGCGGCGCAGTGAACGTAATCACGCAGGCGCCTCCTGCGGTATTTACCGGGCAGGTAAGTGCACAGCTCACCAATACCGGTTATAAAAGAACGGATGTACAGGTGGGCAATACATTTGGCAAATTTGGTTTAATAGTAAGTGGTTATTATGCCGACCGGCACAATGGCCCCGTGGACCACAGCGATTTTCATAAAACCGGCATTACCGTTCGCGGTGATTATGCCATCAGCGATAAAACAAAATGGGTGAATGATATCACGTATGTAAATTATTACAGTGATATGCTGGGCGCGCTCGACAGCACACATTTTGCCAATAAAGATTACAGTACGCCGCAAACATTCACCTATCGCAAAGTGCCTGCGCTTCGCTACAAATCACAACTGTTTCATCAGTGGAATGCCAACAGTACTACACAGGTATCGTTTGTATACCGGGATAACTCGGTACAACAAAATCCATCGTACCGGGTAAAGAATGCGGTCGATCCAACAATGGCTTATGGCGAAATCAACAACAGTTCCTTTAACACCTACATGGTGGTGGCCCAACACCAGCAGTCGTTCAATTTCCTGAACAGTAAATTGATTGCGGGGGTAACAGTTGACAACAGCCCATCTACCTATATTGCCAACTTCATCAATATCCAACGGGATAGCCGGGGGTATTATGTAAGCTATACCAACACTGATTCTG
The Niastella koreensis GR20-10 genome window above contains:
- a CDS encoding thiazole synthase — translated: MLTIANKVFNSRLFTGTGKFSSTEAMEEALLASGSELVTVALKRVDMNNPQDDILRHLQHKHINLLPNTSGVRTAKEAIFAAQLAREALQTNWLKLEIHPDPKYLMPDPVETLRATEELVKMGFVVLPYIHADPVLCKRLEEAGAAAVMPLGSPIGSNKGLRTIDFLEIIIEQSNVPVVVDAGIGSPSDAAKALEIGADAVLVNTAIAVAGQPVQMATAFKMAVEAGRIAYEARLAKPLNTAIASSPLTAFLDEHHG
- a CDS encoding thiamine phosphate synthase, which translates into the protein MLERVYFISQQTAAKTHVTAIEEALEAGCKLVQLRVKNQPETVVLELAKVAKTLCDRFNAKLIINDYPLVARSVNAWGVHVGLQDMAVRDVRAIVGRDMIVGGTANTFEHIQQRILEGVDYVGLGPFRFTTTKEKLSPVLGLEGYQRIMDRMRATAYYTPIVAIGGILPDDVPGLRDAGVYGVAVSGALTNAVDQKAQVEKINALYS
- a CDS encoding hydroxymethylpyrimidine/phosphomethylpyrimidine kinase — translated: MQTARPNVLTIAGFDPSGGAGVLADCKTFEQHGVYGFGVCTAWTVQTDDSFYNIHWLSAEQVIEQLQPLMNKFVIAACKIGIIDSLETLLDVIVFLKESNPAIQIVWDPVLKASAGYDFHSVESFDSLDAVLAGVSLVTPNYDELQQLQFMTGEALIKNDRAVFCPVLLKGGHRPDALGTDTLYEPAGYTIIEAGVSAVFPKHGSGCVLSAAITAQLAQGQPLQQACKYAKQYIESFLNSSQSLLGYHASC
- a CDS encoding thiamine phosphate synthase, whose product is MFSIVVISHAAAVPNEAAIIQQLFAEGLEVFHLRKPEGDEQSVRQLIEAIPAKYHNRIAMHGFFHLMNEYNIHRLHFREEHRQETSKEEMVQLKNKGYTLSTSVHDLPTLQRLTSLFSYAFFSPVFDSISKQQYKGFADDDFYLREEQKPISVIALGGVDAGNIQSTMAMNFDGVALLGAIWKEPANAVENFKLCKQHVQTY
- the thiC gene encoding phosphomethylpyrimidine synthase ThiC, giving the protein MKKEAIPNQQKITTNPFTASKKIYVNGQLHKDVAVAMREISLTDTQLHGKKGATEKNSSVTVYDTSGPYTDPNVIIDVKKGLLPLREKWIVDRQDTEQLQQVSSSYGLERLNNEKLDAFRFEHLRKPRRAKSGYNVSQLHYARKGIITPEMEYIAIRENQRFDQLKEQLNSTYAMLAQQHAGHSFGANTPKSYITPEFVRAEIAAGRAIIPNNINHPESEPMIIGRNFLVKINANIGNSAVTSSIEEEVEKAVWACRWGADTIMDLSTGKNIHETREWIIRNSPVPIGTVPIYQALEKVNGKAEELTWELFRDTLIEQAEQGVDYFTIHAGVLLRYIPLTAKRVTGIVSRGGSIMAKWCLAHHKESFLYTHFEEICEIMKAYDVAFSLGDGLRPGSLADANDAAQFAELETLGELTDIAWKHDVQTMIEGPGHVPMHLIKENMEKQLKHCKEAPFYTLGPLTTDIAPGYDHITSAIGAAMIGWFGTAMLCYVTPKEHLGLPNKKDVKDGVITYKIAAHAADLAKGHPGAQYRDNALSKARFEFRWEDQFNLSLDPDTAREYHDETLPADGAKVAHFCSMCGPNFCSMKITQDVREYAAENGLQDGDAIQKGMDEKSKEFAEKGSSIYL
- the thiS gene encoding sulfur carrier protein ThiS; this translates as MNILINQQSRDIPDQCSLEHLLTQVLGIPVAGLAVAVHETVIPSTDWSAYILQPADKVMLIRATQGG
- a CDS encoding TonB-dependent receptor; the encoded protein is MRKQVQALYCLNWPLHVQYAMIMKRFIKWATALLIVLAGLKSNAQTNCTGKVMDAITHEPIARASVQIKHSNKGTITNTNGEFTLSMTDTANDLIISSLGYQPATIQARTQSTLLVNLQSNNNSLQEIVISASRTAQKRSEAPVAIATISKQTMEDTKATRIDQLVNKVSGVNMVNLGNEQHEMSIRQPMTTKSLFLYLEDGIPIRTTGVYNHNALLEMNLPAARQIEIIKGPASSLYGAEAIGGAVNVITQAPPAVFTGQVSAQLTNTGYKRTDVQVGNTFGKFGLIVSGYYADRHNGPVDHSDFHKTGITVRGDYAISDKTKWVNDITYVNYYSDMLGALDSTHFANKDYSTPQTFTYRKVPALRYKSQLFHQWNANSTTQVSFVYRDNSVQQNPSYRVKNAVDPTMAYGEINNSSFNTYMVVAQHQQSFNFLNSKLIAGVTVDNSPSTYIANFINIQRDSRGYYVSYTNTDSVLSKYSVGINNLASYLHYEAELAKGLKVTAALRYDFYHYNFQNALPPSAYTGSPSTKNSFKRFSPKFGATYNYSGVGLYANYSEGFVPPQISDLYVGVKVPFLGSQTFYNYEVGGWFSLLNNKLYADWSWYLLNGTNEIITVKNPDGSTENQNAGKTKHTGIEYGITYRPVNGLSVRFSAANSKHTFGDYVEKGIPYNNNQLAGGPRFIANAEVTYKPVFVKGLRMGAEWQHIGSYYMDNANTKKYGGYDLLNLRAGYTIHAFEVWVNAMNTTNKYYSTFASKSGSTLSYNLGDPREFNVGIGYKFGKR